GGGCTCTGGACCAGACCCGGGACGACGCTTCGCTCTGTCCACCGGCTTCGGGGGGGGAGCGGTTCACCAGCGCAGTCGTCTGAGACGTAGCCTTGCGACCGGTGGCGTCGCAGCGACACAATCCTTCGGACGGGGTGGACGGGAAGAGCCTGGTGCTCGACGCGGTCGACCTCGTCAAGCTCGTTGGCGAGACCGTGAGCCTGAAGAAGGCCGGGCGTCGGTACGTGGGGCTGTGCCCGTTCCACGAAGAGAAATCACCCTCCTTCGGGGTGAATGCGGAGAAGCAGTTCTACTACTGCTTCGGCTGTAAGAAGGGAGGCAACGCGATCGACTTCGTCATCGAGCGCGACCGCTGCGATTTCAAGACCGCCCTCCAGACCCTGGCCGACTGGGCGGGCATCGAGCTGCCACGCCGCGGCCGACCCGGGCCGGCGACGGACAAGCTGCAACGCCTGCGCGAAGCCTGCAGCTCGGCCGCCACGCTCTACCGGAAACACCTCGACGCCCCCGAGGGCAAGGCCGCCCGCGACTACCTCGAACAACGCGGCTTCGAACGACGCACGATCGACGCCTTCGGCATCGGCTTTGCCCCCGACGCCTTCGACTCACTCCAACGTGCCGGCCTGGTTCAACAGTTCACGGAGCTCACTTTACAGGAAGCAGGACTTCTAAGAACAAGTGATAAAAACCCGGGCCATCGATATGATGTTCTAAGGCACCGAGTCGTCTTTCCTATTCGAGACGAGCAAGGGAGGCCGATCGCTTTTGGTGGAAGAGTCGTGCCGGGCAATGATTCGCCGGCCAAGTATCTCAACAGCCCCGAGACGCCGCTGTTCGACAAGTCGGCGACGCTCTTCGGGCTCGACGTCGCCAAGGCCGAGATCGCCAAGTCGCGGGAGGTGATCGTCTTCGAGGGGTACGCAGACGTGGCAGCGGCGTGGCAGTATGGGGTGACCAACGGCGTGGCCGTCCTCGGCACGGCGCTAACCCCGAAGCATGTCACGATCTTGCGCCGATTCGCCGATCGCGTGATCTTGCTCTTCGACGCCGACGCCGCCGGCGAGTCGGCGACGCGCCGGAGCATCGAGCTGTTCCTCGGCGAGGACGTCGATCTGCGCGTCGCCGAGCTTCCCGCCGGGATGGACCCGGACGACTATCTCCGTACGGAAGGCGTTGAGTCGTTCAGGGAGAAAGTCGGGGCCGCCGTGGACGCCTTGGGATACGCGTGGAGACGCCTCGCCGTCCAAATCAGCGGCGAGGAGGACGTGACCGCGCGGGGTGCGGCGATCGACGATTTCTTGCAGCTTATCGCGTCTGCGCGAGGGGCGGCGGGTGGTCGGGTGGACGAAGCGCGTTGGGGCGGCGTGCTCCGGCGGGTGGAGCGCCTGACAGGGCTGTCGATCGACGTGCTCCGTCGCCGGCTGGAGCCCAAGCGCGCTCCACGTGGGCCATCTGGTGGGTCGTCGCCGGCTCCCGAGGTCGCCCCGGCCAGGCCGGCTCTGGGCCGGGCGATCGTGCCGGGTTGGCAACTGCTCGG
Above is a genomic segment from Planctomycetota bacterium containing:
- the dnaG gene encoding DNA primase; the protein is MASQRHNPSDGVDGKSLVLDAVDLVKLVGETVSLKKAGRRYVGLCPFHEEKSPSFGVNAEKQFYYCFGCKKGGNAIDFVIERDRCDFKTALQTLADWAGIELPRRGRPGPATDKLQRLREACSSAATLYRKHLDAPEGKAARDYLEQRGFERRTIDAFGIGFAPDAFDSLQRAGLVQQFTELTLQEAGLLRTSDKNPGHRYDVLRHRVVFPIRDEQGRPIAFGGRVVPGNDSPAKYLNSPETPLFDKSATLFGLDVAKAEIAKSREVIVFEGYADVAAAWQYGVTNGVAVLGTALTPKHVTILRRFADRVILLFDADAAGESATRRSIELFLGEDVDLRVAELPAGMDPDDYLRTEGVESFREKVGAAVDALGYAWRRLAVQISGEEDVTARGAAIDDFLQLIASARGAAGGRVDEARWGGVLRRVERLTGLSIDVLRRRLEPKRAPRGPSGGSSPAPEVAPARPALGRAIVPGWQLLGSLFREPSLWEQVQEHVGPDDLHDRRQRWVAEVFWDHLRHEGEPTFPEWLDVVSTAASAGSAGEAAAGRARETCIRWHDDAADLGEAKAVAAEAVLNLLKLKEEASIESVHGDVRRTVGTSAEDDAALLRKLEKTLHETGRAGSKASPDRTAGTRDTPASPEGKRG